The sequence below is a genomic window from Zhongshania aliphaticivorans.
TTATTCACCAATATATCGGCATAGCCACCGGCGGCCTCAAGACTCGCCACCGCCTGCGCTATATCCGTTTCGCTCGTTACATCAAGCTTTAAGGCGTTTACAGCAAAGCCTTGACCCCGCAAGTTTTTTGCAGCGCCCTCCGCCGCCTCATACTGGCTATCACTCAGCCACACTGCATAGCCTCGCTGGGCTAAATCACTGCATATCGCCAAGCCTATACCACTGGCGGCGCCAGTGACTAACGCGGTTCTCTTTCTCATTGCTCACCTGTTTTTAATTATTGTCTCTTTACCGCACACAGCCCTAAAACCCGCTGCCATGAAGGGGATCATGCGTTGATACGCTGTTTCAAAATCGGAAGACTGGCACTTACCCCCAGACAGGCGATCAATTCGCCCGGTTTGGGCCAAGGTTAATGCAAGGGCGCCAGACACATAGTGGTAACACCAGTGCAGATCCGCTTCCCGCGCCTTAGGAAAAATTACTTTCAATGCCTCAATAAACTCGCCGACATGCTTATCAAAGTTATCCTTCATCAAGGTTTTGCTCCAAACCGGCGAGGTCATTACATAAGCCAATAGCGCCATGTAATTTTTCCAACCGGGGTCGCCGCTCTCCTGCGCAAATTTCAATGGCAAGAGAAAAGCCTCGATAATTTGCTCCAAGGTTTGCGGCTGACCGCTGGCAGCTTGCAGGCTATTGCGTAGGACTTCGCGACGGGTATTGCCCAATAACTCTGCGCGGCGATGAAACACCGCGTAGAACAAATCCAGCTTCTTACCAAAGTGATAACTGGCCAGCGCAACATCGACATTGGCGCCCGTCGAAATCTGGCGCATGGTTACGCCATCGAAGCCATGCAGGGCAAACAGCTCTTCCGCCACATCAAGAATGCGCTCGCTTTTTAGCCCGCTGTCTTTTTTATTCATTGTTACACCCCAAGCACCAGCGACAATTCGGTCTATTTGAAACGACGTGTCTTACGCCACTGGCCTGCAAATAAATCTGTTTTAAAAGCCGCGCTTGTTTTTTCAACAAGCGTTGAATATAGTGGCTCACGAATAATTAAAATACAAGACGGATATTACATGAATTCGGCAGAAGTCTTTAAATATGTGCTGACTGGCGCTTACGTGATACTGGTTTATGGACTCTCTTGGATAGGGATGCGCCGCACAAAAGACATCAGTGGTTTCGCCATTGGCAATAAAGACATGAGCCCCTACCTCATTGGCATTACCCTCGCCGCCTCCATCGCGTCAACGGCAACCTTTGTTATTAACCCTGGCTTTGTCTATGCCCACGGTTTGTCTGCCTACCTCCACTACGGCGTCGCAGGCTCGGCGGGAATACTTACCGCGTTTATTGTTTTGTCCCGAGGCTTTTTGCGCTTAGGCGAGGAAAGCAAGGCGCTGACTATTCCCCAGTGGATATACCATCGCTATCACCATCGCGGCTTTAGTCTGTTCTTTGCCTTTATAAATTTATTATCGATCAGCTTTGTAGTGTTGATTTTAGTTGGCTGCAGCCTGCTCATGACGGGTATATTCCCAATTGAACAAAAGCCCGCCCTGATCGTGGTACTGGTGTTTGTATTTTCTTACGTATTAATGGGCGGCACCTACGCCCATGCCTATACGAACACTCTGCAGGGAATCATGATGATCATCGTGACCTTGTTACTATTTATTCAAGGTTTCCACTATTTTAATGGCGATATTTTAGGCGCCTTGCGCGGCATCAGCCCAGGCTACGGCGCCGCGCTCAATCCAGAAAGCAATCTTTACTACGACTTTTTCTCGGTGTTTGGCGGCGGCTTTATTGTTACTTTTGCGCTAATGCTCCAGCCTCATATTTTAACCAAGGTGCTGTATTTACGCAGCGAAGCCGACATTGGTAAATTTATTGGCACCACCGTTATTGTCGGCACCCTCTTTACTTTAATTTTAATGGTCGGCTTTTACGCCCGTCTCGCTGGCCTGGAGATCCCCACTCAAGACACCGTGGTAAGAGAATACTTGTTACATGAGTTCACCGGCAGCCCCCTCGGCGAAATCACCTT
It includes:
- a CDS encoding TetR/AcrR family transcriptional regulator; translation: MNKKDSGLKSERILDVAEELFALHGFDGVTMRQISTGANVDVALASYHFGKKLDLFYAVFHRRAELLGNTRREVLRNSLQAASGQPQTLEQIIEAFLLPLKFAQESGDPGWKNYMALLAYVMTSPVWSKTLMKDNFDKHVGEFIEALKVIFPKAREADLHWCYHYVSGALALTLAQTGRIDRLSGGKCQSSDFETAYQRMIPFMAAGFRAVCGKETIIKNR
- a CDS encoding sodium:solute symporter family protein yields the protein MNSAEVFKYVLTGAYVILVYGLSWIGMRRTKDISGFAIGNKDMSPYLIGITLAASIASTATFVINPGFVYAHGLSAYLHYGVAGSAGILTAFIVLSRGFLRLGEESKALTIPQWIYHRYHHRGFSLFFAFINLLSISFVVLILVGCSLLMTGIFPIEQKPALIVVLVFVFSYVLMGGTYAHAYTNTLQGIMMIIVTLLLFIQGFHYFNGDILGALRGISPGYGAALNPESNLYYDFFSVFGGGFIVTFALMLQPHILTKVLYLRSEADIGKFIGTTVIVGTLFTLILMVGFYARLAGLEIPTQDTVVREYLLHEFTGSPLGEITLVFIFITLLAAGMSTLDGILVSLSAMVVNDIVTPLSKSQNNGLAWSRWTLIAVGIIGLLLAWNPPPLIGLFAQKGVYGLAAASLVPMLFGVLIRKKLPLPLIASASFIALLSHFYFNLFGGVANPAVSASYAIIGSCVYTLTGLGLLHFLQRKK